A window from Culex pipiens pallens isolate TS chromosome 3, TS_CPP_V2, whole genome shotgun sequence encodes these proteins:
- the LOC120413876 gene encoding SR-related and CTD-associated factor 4-like isoform X3, whose translation MDTVRIFNQELSGLYEAKPPISKAKMASITRSAMKAIKFYKHVVQSVEKFISKCKSEYKIPGLYVIDSIVRQSRHQFGTEKDVFAPRFARNMEATFAHLFRCPPEDKSKIIRVLNLWQKNMVFAPETIQPLFDLANPEHPIHLQYNASLAAGGGGADQSGTGSNGAGGLNTSAMSHDSPGPMSHDDHHSSGGGGGGGGVGGSQSSDPSKVLDQNTIRQLQQFQQILMRQTSGSASEAAKNQVKFDKKLLAADFDYGSEDEEDKNSPSVPSTTLLPDGGNIAAILSDPNVLKQLQQLQNLQKLKQHEMEEKQSKLTEMRLQEEKFEKHLASVLKKLPFANECDLSRQPAIDLNAGLSSSKDGDGDDFGMVTEVISDTHSSSPRSLPPDNTYKSSTSSRRRKSRSRSRDRGRDRDRGGRSRRSRSRSRSRSHSPRRGGGTSGRGGRGSSRDRERERASQKDKERDKERERERKKRGLPEIRKEHLSVCSTTLWVGHLSKLVQQEELSDTFGKYGDIVSIDLIPPRGCAFIVMNRRQDAHKSMQSLKNHKMHGRTITISWATGKGVKSKEWKDYWDIELGCSYIPWSKVSHATDLEALEEGGMFDDETMPQWLKDKIANKGAASDPATATAAVAAAAAAASLINPMYPLDTSQPPPPPTMLAAAGMAGLAGFPLGARLPMMGLPLMAGLGMNVPPPNLMMAAAANPPPLPMGAGFGALPPPPPSSNVVNLVSGDEMDIEMEDENSNSNHPLQPPADPSAFFNQPPPPLMPPDFNRNNPMAGLNQQGMDAGGDNNERGGRGNRGNDFDRRGGRGGDRGRRDFDRDGGGNNSRDGPGGRGRRNFRDGSQEGQDRNEPRQSRWGSNDRNRGGGGGGGGSDNGRDDRPLSERLRELAGADFSQRNDGNDQQGPGQQQQFGGRNFRGGRNMNNDGDDFNNRGGDDFGGGRRGGNFQQGGRFQNQRGGRFNNRGGPGGGGGFMHNRQQQQRGGSDGGDMQQGGPINIMSLIFNNEDMPGGGMDGGNMDPDMIQEQMQQQFFDGGNNNNNNFGNRRGGNNWNDRGNRGRGGNWRDNNDGGDNSDGGGGRGRFGRRGDQQQRGNQRRNDFGGFGGGDEQQQQHHQGGRGGQGGGMRWDENDETWDDLPAAKPRGDNRPPPREDNRPPQRDEPVQQQKPREEPQRDSQDTGILGGGDEWECDAPTRIAPIFSEPARQEEPPSFGGDSAGGGDSKQDRQEGGNVTPLFDESAPAPAAAREPEMFRNSSPPPSRVERDPEPEPQRAPSPVPNRPQLYSPSPPPQAAPEERFEERSFQQEQQSPQQEQFQPEPEPQRFEPEPVRESAPDPQHFADEAPPPQAEAVDAGSAAAPPSEESGAPPQTDEA comes from the exons ATGGATACGGTGCGAATTTTCAACCAGGAG CTCTCGGGGCTGTACGAAGCGAAGCCGCCGATCTCCAAGGCCAAGATGGCCTCGATAACCCGGAGTGCGATGAAGGCCATCAAGTTCTACAAGCACGTCGTGCAGAGCGTCGAAAAGTTCATCTCCAAGTGCAAGTCGGAGTACAAGATTCCGGGGCTGTACGTGATCGATTCGATCGTGCGCCAGTCGCGGCACCAGTTCGGCACGGAAAAGGACGTGTTTGCGCCGCGGTTTGCCCGCAACATGGAGGCAACGTTTGCGCACCTGTTCCGCTGCCCGCCGGAGGATAAG AGTAAAATCATCCGCGTGCTGAACCTGTGGCAGAAGAACATGGTGTTCGCGCCGGAGACGATCCAGCCGCTGTTCGACCTGGCCAATCCGGAGCATCCGATTCATCTGCAGTACAACGCATCGCTGGCCGCCGGAGGTGGCGGAGCGGACCAGTCCGGTACGGGCTCGAACGGTGCCGGTGGCCTCAACACGTCGGCCATGTCGCACGATTCGCCCGGTCCGATGTCGCACGACGACCATCACAGTAGCGGAGGCGGCGGAGGTGGTGGCGGCGTGGGCGGTTCCCAATCGTCGGATCCGAGCAAAGTGTTGGACCAGAACACGATCCGCCAGCTGCAGCAGTTCCAGCAGATTCTGATGCGCCAGACGAGTGGGAGCGCCTCGGAAGCGGCCAAGAACCAGGTCAAGTTCGACAAGAAGCTGCTGGCGGCGGACTTTGACTACGGGAGTGAGGACGAGGAGGACAAGAACTCGCCGTCGGTGCCGTCGACGACGCTGCTGCCCGACGGAGGCAACATCGCGGCCATCCTGTCCGATCCGAACGTGCTGAAGCAGTTGCAGCAGCTGCAGAACCTGCAAAAGCTGAAGCAGCACGAGATGGAGGAAAAGCAGAGCAAACTGACGGAGATGCGCCTGCAGGAGGAAAAGTTCGAAAAGCATCTGGCCAGCGTCCTCAAG AAACTACCCTTCGCCAACGAGTGCGACCTGAGCCGGCAGCCGGCGATCGACCTGAACGCGG GTTTGTCCTCGTCCAAGGATGGCGACGGTGATGACTTCGGCATGGTCACGGAG GTCATCAGCGATACGCACAGCTCGTCGCCGCGGAGTCTGCCCCCGGACAACACGTACAAGTCGTCGACCTCGTCGCGTCGTAGGAAGAGCCGCTCGCGGTCGCGCGATCGTGGACGTGATCGGGACCGCGGAGGTCGCAGCCGTCGATCGCGGTCGAGGTCACGCAGCCGGTCGCATTCGCCGCGCCGCGGAGGAGGAACCAGCGGCCGAGGTGGACGCGGGTCATCGCGGGACCGTGAACGGGAACGGGCCAGCCAGAAGGACAAGGAACGGGACAAGGAGCGCGAGCGAGAGCGCAAGAAGCGCGGACTGCCGGAGATTCGAAAGGAGCACCTGAGTG TGTGCAGCACGACGCTGTGGGTGGGCCACCTGTCCAAGCTGGTCCAGCAGGAGGAGCTGTCCGATACGTTCGGCAAGTACGGCGACATTGTCAGTATCGACCTGATTCCGCCCCGGGGGTGCGCCTTTATCGTGATGAACCGGCGCCAGGACGCGCACAAGAGCATGCAGAGCCTGAAGAACCACAAGATGCACGGCCGCACCATCACCATCTCGTGGGCCACCGGCAAAGGCGTCAAGAGCAAGGAGTGGAAGGACTACTGGGACATTGAGCTGG GTTGCAGTTACATTCCGTGGAGCAAGGTTAGCCACGCGACCGACCTGGAAGCGCTGGAGGAGGGTGGCATGTTCGACGACGAAACGATGCCCCAGTGGCTGAAGGACAAAATCGCCAACAAGGGCGCCGCAAGCGATCCGGCGACTGCCACTGCTGCAGTTGCTGCCGCGGCGGCCGCAGCCAGTCTGATCAATCCGATGTACCCGTTGGACACGAGCCAACCGCCGCCACCGCCCACGATGCTGGCAGCTGCCGGAATGGCAGGCCTGGCCGGATTCCCGCTGGGTGCGCGCCTCCCAATGATGGGCCTGCCGTTGATGGCCGGACTGGGCATGAACGTTCCACCACCGAATCTGATGATGGCCGCTGCCGCCAATCCGCCACCACTTCCGATGGGTGCTGGCTTTGGAGCCCTTCCGCCACCGCCCCCGTCCTCGAACGTGGTCAACCTGGTCAGCGGAGACGAAATGGACATCGAGATGGAGGACGAAAACTCCAACTCGAACCACCCGCTGCAACCCCCGGCGGACCCGTCCGCGTTCTTCAACCAACCTCCACCCCCGTTGATGCCGCCGGACTTTAACCGAAACAACCCGATGGCCGGACTTAACCAGCAGGGCATGGATGCTGGCGGGGACAACAACGAGCGCGGTGGCCGTGGAAATCGCGGCAACGACTTTGATCGTCGTGGCGGACGCGGAGGCGATCGGGGCCGTCGAGACTTTGACCGGGACGGTGGCGGCAACAACAGCCGGGATGGGCCGGGAGGACGCGGACGGAGAAACTTCCGCGATGGCAGCCAGGAGGGTCAGGATCGGAATGAACCGCGACAGAGCCGGTGGGGAAGCAACGATCGGAAtcgcggaggaggaggaggcggtGGAGGAAGCGACAACGGACGGGACGATCGGCCACTGTCGGAGCGACTGCGCGAACTGGCCGGGGCAGACTTTAGCCAGCGCAACGATGGCAACGATCAGCAGGGGCCGGGACAGCAGCAACAGTTTGGTGGGCGGAACTTTAGAGGTGGTCGCAATATGAACAACGATGGCGATG ATTTCAACAATCGCGGAGGAGATGACTTTGGCGGAGGACGCCGGGGTGGTAACTTCCAGCAGGGAGGACGCTTCCAGAATCAGCGCGGAGGTCGCTTTAACAATCGGGGAGGtcctggaggaggaggtgggtTCATGCACAATCGTCAACAGCAACAGCGCGGTGGTTCAG ACGGTGGCGACATGCAGCAGGGCGGACCGATAAACATCATGTCGCTGATATTCAACAATGAAGACATGCCGGGCGGCGGAATGGACGGTGGCAACATGGACCCGGACATGATCCAGGAGCAGATGCAGCAGCAGTTCTTCGACGGtggtaacaacaacaacaacaactttggAAATCGCCGCGGTGGAAACAACTGGAATGATCGTGGAAACCGAGGTCGGGGTGGCAATTGGCGCGATAATAACGACGGCGGGGACAATAGCGATGGTGGTGGCGGAAGAGGTCGGTTTGGTCGCCGTGGAGATCAACAGCAGCGCGGAAATCAACGCCGGAATGACTTTGGTGGATTTGGTGGAGGAGatgaacagcagcagcagcatcatcaaGGAGGAAGGGGAGGTCAAGGGGGAGGAATGAGGTGGGATGAGAACGACGAAACTTGGGATGATTTGCCGGCGGCGAAGCCGCGCGGGGATAATCGTCCTCCTCCGCGTGAGGACAATCGTCCTCCCCAGCGTGACGAACCGGTCCAGCAGCAGAAGCCGCGCGAAGAACCCCAGCGCGATTCGCAGGACACGGGAATTCTCGGTGGCGGCGATGAGTGGGAGTGCGACGCACCGACGCGCATTGCTCCGATCTTTTCGGAACCTGCTCGCCAGGAGGAGCCGCCGTCTTTCGGTGGTGACTCGGCTGGTGGCGGCGATTCCAAGCAGGACCGCCAGGAAGGTGGCAACGTAACTCCGCTGTTTGACGAGTCCGCGCCGGCACCGGCCGCGGCTCGCGAGCCGGAAATGTTCCGCAATTCGAGTCCTCCGCCCAGCAGAGTAGAGCGTGACCCGGAACCGGAGCCCCAGAGAGCACCATCTCCGGTGCCGAACCGACCCCAGTTGTACTCGCCTTCGCCGCCGCCGCAGGCTGCACCGGAAGAGCGCTTTGAAGAGCGTAGTTTCCAGCAGGAGCAGCAGTCACCGCAGCAAGAACAGTTCCAGCCGGAGCCGGAACCGCAGCGTTTCGAGCCGGAACCGGTGCGGGAGTCTGCTCCAGACCCGCAGCACTTTGCCGATGAGGCACCTCCTCCTCAGGCAGAGGCCGTCGACGCTGGTTCTGCTGCGGCACCTCCTTCGGAGGAATCCGGCGCGCCGCCGCAAACGGACGAAGCTTAA